The Mesorhizobium sp. M1D.F.Ca.ET.043.01.1.1 genome contains a region encoding:
- a CDS encoding tetratricopeptide repeat protein translates to MRLHVVFLPVVIALALSGCQTAKTGSVSAKDQPPASQSDRLIKLADDINARGDSDTAIALYQRAAAMPDAKPGVFVKAGDAYMRAGYPADAAKAYQAALAKAPNDGEAMLGLGSAMIEAGDIEAGMRALAQAAPLVNSSAAYNRLGVAQTFAGQTAEAQATFAQALKLAPGDLDVETNMALAAALEDNSATALPLVQKVAAAPNAQLHHKRNLVMVYGLLGQADQVKASPPIGLTTKEVTTLLARARTIRSKGTTQAKAKALGSILG, encoded by the coding sequence ATGCGGTTGCATGTCGTATTCTTGCCTGTCGTCATAGCGTTGGCGCTGTCCGGTTGCCAGACGGCCAAAACCGGCTCGGTCAGCGCGAAGGACCAACCCCCGGCCTCGCAGTCGGATCGACTGATCAAGCTTGCCGACGATATCAATGCGCGCGGGGACAGTGATACCGCGATAGCGCTCTACCAGCGTGCGGCGGCGATGCCGGACGCCAAGCCGGGTGTGTTCGTCAAGGCGGGTGACGCCTATATGCGGGCCGGATATCCGGCCGATGCCGCCAAAGCGTACCAGGCAGCGCTCGCAAAAGCGCCCAACGACGGCGAAGCGATGCTCGGGCTTGGCTCGGCGATGATTGAGGCCGGCGATATCGAGGCCGGCATGCGCGCGCTCGCACAGGCAGCGCCTTTGGTCAACAGCAGCGCCGCCTATAACCGATTGGGCGTGGCGCAGACATTTGCCGGCCAGACTGCCGAAGCGCAGGCGACCTTCGCCCAGGCATTGAAACTTGCGCCCGGCGATCTGGACGTCGAGACCAACATGGCGTTGGCGGCAGCCCTCGAGGACAACTCGGCCACCGCACTGCCGCTGGTGCAGAAGGTTGCCGCCGCACCCAACGCGCAATTGCACCACAAGCGCAATCTCGTGATGGTCTATGGGCTTCTCGGCCAGGCCGATCAGGTCAAGGCTTCGCCGCCTATCGGATTGACGACCAAGGAGGTGACCACCTTGCTTGCGCGTGCCAGAACCATCCGGTCGAAGGGCACCACGCAGGCCAAAGCCAAGGCGCTCGGCTCCATCCTCGGCTAG
- a CDS encoding EscU/YscU/HrcU family type III secretion system export apparatus switch protein, producing MAEEAEEKKLPASDKKLRDARRKGKVPQSRDLTSGFTFLAALAYLYFFWPTLFERLSELVQTVTVPGGSFGDVSLRAIRHSLSLLMLATLPLVGIVVVLTAVFGMLGTFGPVFSFEPLKPQLDHINPAKGLEKILSLRNVIEFAKGVIKLVLLACLFAFVLITWLQPLFDAPGCGPSCLGPMIKAVLTPLGIAAGLAFVAIGVIDVPVQRWLFLRDMRMTTTEYKREHKDLEGDPLIRHEQQRQRREAVLQPAKLGVKNAVIVFVSGDLAVALRYVKGETPVPAVVGKGQGRIAHEIMAQARQSGIPVVVDAAVAGSLFERANTGTYIGEELFSPVVRHLVRHGLT from the coding sequence ATGGCCGAAGAAGCTGAGGAAAAGAAACTACCCGCTTCCGACAAGAAGCTTCGCGACGCCCGCCGCAAAGGCAAGGTTCCGCAGAGCCGCGACCTCACCTCCGGCTTCACTTTCCTTGCAGCGCTCGCCTATCTCTATTTTTTCTGGCCGACGCTTTTCGAACGTCTCTCCGAACTCGTGCAGACCGTAACCGTGCCTGGCGGCTCGTTCGGGGATGTCAGCCTGCGCGCCATCCGTCATTCGTTGTCGCTGCTGATGCTTGCCACGCTGCCGCTGGTTGGCATCGTTGTCGTTTTGACCGCCGTCTTCGGCATGCTGGGGACGTTCGGACCGGTCTTCTCGTTCGAGCCGCTCAAGCCGCAGCTCGACCACATAAATCCGGCCAAGGGCCTAGAGAAGATCCTGTCGCTCCGCAACGTCATCGAGTTCGCCAAAGGCGTGATCAAGCTGGTGCTGCTGGCGTGCCTGTTCGCGTTCGTGCTGATCACATGGCTGCAGCCGCTTTTCGATGCGCCGGGTTGCGGTCCGTCATGCCTGGGCCCGATGATCAAGGCGGTCCTGACGCCTCTCGGAATCGCCGCCGGCCTGGCCTTCGTCGCCATCGGCGTGATTGATGTTCCGGTTCAACGTTGGCTGTTCCTGCGCGACATGCGCATGACGACAACCGAATACAAGCGCGAGCACAAGGATCTCGAAGGCGATCCGTTGATCCGCCATGAACAGCAGCGGCAGAGGCGCGAGGCGGTGTTGCAACCCGCAAAGCTCGGCGTGAAGAATGCAGTCATAGTCTTCGTATCCGGCGACCTGGCCGTGGCGTTGCGCTACGTCAAGGGCGAAACGCCGGTGCCGGCGGTGGTCGGCAAGGGCCAGGGGCGCATTGCCCACGAGATAATGGCGCAAGCGCGCCAGTCAGGTATCCCAGTGGTGGTGGATGCGGCCGTCGCCGGGTCGCTTTTCGAGCGTGCGAATACCGGAACTTACATCGGCGAGGAGTTGTTTTCTCCAGTCGTTCGCCATCTGGTACGACATGGCCTAACTTGA